From one Prochlorococcus marinus str. MIT 0912 genomic stretch:
- a CDS encoding class IIb bacteriocin, lactobin A/cerein 7B family produces MNNTELTLDQELSLNELEDISGGLCPASMLVGAMFATVVIGWVAAEKAGSPGSFKSSFGGKDKNKKKNKKQEDN; encoded by the coding sequence ATGAACAACACTGAACTCACTCTTGATCAAGAACTAAGTCTTAATGAACTTGAAGATATTTCTGGAGGCTTATGTCCTGCCAGTATGCTCGTAGGTGCAATGTTCGCAACTGTTGTCATTGGCTGGGTTGCTGCTGAGAAAGCCGGCAGTCCTGGAAGTTTTAAGTCTTCATTTGGTGGAAAAGACAAGAATAAAAAAAAGAATAAAAAGCAAGAAGATAACTAA
- a CDS encoding DUF3104 domain-containing protein — MLDGFGHNERMDEHLFLKIRPGDAVLYEKDQIGKVLTFVGGSRDPDAPSLFQIANVDSGEIRWIHGEEVTDIVSEYRTTIKKPSSLYEQIQQQQ; from the coding sequence TTGCTTGATGGATTTGGACACAATGAAAGAATGGATGAACATTTATTTTTAAAAATCAGACCGGGTGACGCTGTTCTATATGAAAAGGACCAGATTGGAAAAGTTCTTACTTTTGTTGGCGGCTCTCGTGATCCTGATGCACCCTCACTCTTTCAAATTGCCAACGTAGATTCTGGCGAAATCCGTTGGATTCATGGTGAAGAAGTTACTGACATCGTTAGCGAATATCGGACAACAATCAAAAAGCCTTCTTCGCTTTACGAGCAAATACAGCAACAGCAATAA